The following is a genomic window from Strongyloides ratti genome assembly S_ratti_ED321, chromosome : 1.
GTTAATGTAACTGTTTCCAAAGGcgttcttttattattattagaaataacTTGTTTTTCACGTTGTCTATCAACTTGTATCCATCTTCTgttatgtttaaaataatgtatacCATGGCCaggtaaaaaataaaattctgTTGATGTTTTTCCACTTTCAGATTGATTCACAACAGAATTTACCGTTAAATTTCTTGTCTTTGTTGcactttttttgtttatataatttagtaCCCAAGGATAAGctctaaaatttattaaaaattataaatactCTGTAAATTTACAAATCTTCATTATTTAACGTCAAACTTGTCATAAATCTTCTTCTAAAATAagcattaaataaaattaagctTCTCCTTCCAATATTAGCAAGCATTCCTAAACCAGCTAATCCCAATCCAGCggaaaaaaattgatttttaaaaagtgaaTCAGTAAATTTGGGTGATTCAACTGTTTTTACATCTTGTGAAATCGTTTTCTCAGTTGTAACATTATCTATTTTGTTCGGAGAAATTGAATTAAATGATTccattaaaatgtaaaattaaatgtagaAAGAAGCTTTGTACCaatcttataaaaataaatttctttgtaaaataatttttaagaaacCTAGAAAAAGTATatgttgttttaaaaaaataaatttttgtggCTTGAAGCCACATTCTTTGACCTACAAATTTAACATGCCATATACCAAATTCATTATggtaaaaagattttaatgaACTTCTTTATTgagaatttttttgaatgttcaaatgtcattttttatttttgaaaaactaaaaaaaaacagtttcttaattaatttttttacaagtTTATTtcgaataatatttttaatttacatcTATTTTTTAGATGTAAAAAGTGATGACAAACAAGTAATTGCATAAAAAACATCCAATATTCTGCCTCACGAACGGTTAAAGtttggaaaaatttttaatgctaaatatattttttaaaaatttataaaactcTAGCATATCAAATCTTAACAAGTTCATTGTAAATAAAGAACATAGATATAACACTCTTAAAATTTgcatttattgttttaaaaaaaaactaccacaaattattttaaagggcggtttttttttttctcagtAAAATGTCCCATTCTATTAAAATCAAATCCTCGTAAcgactttaaataaaaagggAGCGATGATTGCTATggatataaaagaaaaaaaatattctatatcgtcttttgttttatttcattttttttttattaaaatcgttacatagaataaaattttattatcaattattagattataattattataatagtttcaatttaattatatttttaggtaatataaaaatgtcatTTGTTGGGCTTTCTTTAAgttatagtaataataaacttGGTGGTGCTTTATATGATGGAAATACTCACACATTGTCACTTATTGAAGATATATCAGAAGATTCTGATTTTAAACTCCTAGATACAcgtaaatttatatttaattctattaatatatttatctttttttttgtagttCTTATACAGACGAATCCAACTCACGTAACTATAAATGTTTCACAATCTgatgattttattaaatttgttaCTGATAAGAGTAATGAGCCTCGAAGAAATTCTCAGGAATATGATTCTGAAGAGTTAGATGAAAACTATGTTCCTGAGACACAATTTAACActgataataataagaaatttaaatgtCCATCATTAGCAGATTCAAATATTGTTCCAGAAACCCAGGAATTTTCTAATGATGAAATTGGTGATGATCAAGGCGATGGTCCAATTAAACAGTTTCAATTAACTGAATGTCCCTCAAATACCTACTCTATGGATGATGCAcgaaatttaattaaaagaatgtATGAATCTGGTCAATACGAACGTAGTAATGTGgaaaattataatgaagcatttaaaatagataaatcTTGTGTTAATATGGTACAGTCTATTGGAGCACTTTTAAAATTGCTGGATCGCTTAAGAGTTGGTGTTGAATTTGAAGATTGTTCTATGAAAACACCaataaaaactattaaattaCTATCAATGtaagtttttcttttaatttttttagtcaAGTTTTTAGTAATAAGATTCTTGAAATTGATCAAGATTCATTGTCAGCATTggatatttttgataatgaaTACCATCCATCAGCAACTAGAATTTTTGGTCGTAAATGGGGTAATAAACCAAAGGAGGGTTTGTCATTATTTAAGTTTTGCAACCGATGTTCATCTTCAATGGGTAAACTAGTACTAAAATCATGGTTTGAGAGGCCTTCTGCTGATTTAGAAACGATTGTCACTCGTCATGATGCTGTAGACTTTTTTATGGATGATCAAAACATTgaatcaattaaaattattaaaagtaacttaagaaatattaaatcattagaacctatttttaaaagatgtaGAGAGGGAATCATGAGACCAAGTGATTGgaaatcaatttttatttcattaactTGTGCATTTGTTATCAAGGAAGAATTAGTTAAATGTAGATGttctttaaaattgttagaaaattttgaagaatACTTCTCAAAAGATATATCTTGTCTTTTAACTCTTTTTAGTGAAGTAGTAGATTTCGATGGAATTGAAGATGAAAATAGGTTTGTAGCAAAAAGATATATTGACAAAGaattagataaattaaaagatttctATGATAACATATCTAATGTTTTAACAGAAATTGCTGCTGAAGAATTTGAACTATATAGACTTGAAGCATGTTCTGTTGTTTATATACCTATATTTGGATATTTACTTGTGATTCCTTCTAATATATTAGGACCTTTTTCAAGAAGCATGGAGCTTCGTTTCACTGAAAATGGTAGcaatttctttaaaacaCCAAGAATGAGGGATTTAGATGAAAAACTTggtgatataaaatttaaaattagtgATTTGGAGACGAATATAAAACTAAGACTTCAAAAGCGTGTTGTAGACAATATTGGCAATATCAGAAAcattcttaaaattattgcATTAGTTGATTGTGTAGTTGCATTAGCTTCAGTATCTAAAGAATTAAAATGGTGTCGACCAACAATGGTTAAAGAAccaattttagaaatatctAAAGCAAGGCATCCAATTGCTGAATGTTTAGCTGGAAACTCTTATGTACCTAATCCTATTAATAGTGGAGGTTCTCATACAAAAGTCAAATTAATATCTGGACCTAATGCAAGTGGTAAAtctgtatatttaaaaatgacagCTATATGTAGTTATATGGCACAAATAGGTTGTTTTGTTCCTGCTACTACAGCTAAAATGGGTATTGTTGACAAAATTATAGTAAGAATGTACACTTTAGATTCAGTTCTTGATGGGATGTCAACATTTGCCAAAGATATGAAACAAATGGGTGTAGCATTAAATAGGAGTACTGGTAAAAGTTTAGTAATTATTGATGAATTTGGAATTGGAACTATTAAAGAAACTGGTTTAGGATTATTTGCTTCAAGTTTGAATTATTGGATTAACAaaggaaaaataaattgtccACATATTTTTGCCAGTTCTCATTTTCATTCTTTACctaattacttaaaaaatgatCCTTCTATTTTATCTTATCATACCATGCGATATCATATAGAATCAGAAaagttaacatttttatattgctTAACTATTGGAAAAGTTGAGAGATCGTTTGCTAATTATGTAGCTCTTAAAAATGGAGTACCACATGCTGTAATAGAACGAAGTGAACATGTAtatgaagaaataaaaaaaggtGTAGACATAAGTGAAATAGAAAAACTTAACTATGATACTGATGAAAGAGATGGGCGTATAGAAGAAATagtacaaaaatatattcttcaGTTTGAACGTTGTGAATTGAATGAAGATTATTTGGAATTTTTGCAAGCAATAAAAATGGAATTTTTAGAAGTATTTGATTTGGAGGACGACGATAATTTACTTAGTCATCCTAGCATAATATCctgaataaatatttataaacaaaaaattcaGATGCGGggaattgtttttaattttaaaattttttataatattaataataaataatatagacAATAAATTAGATAAGGGAACTTTTTTGagtctttatttttttcataaatttttgtaaaaaaatatttatcagaAAGTAACATAAGTtagattataatttttttatatgaaaagcaaagtaaatttattttaaaaaaataagataaataaaaaaaaaatttgagagtatattatgtaatttttaataaaaaaaaaagtgaaattaaaataaaatatattgatagaaaaaaaattatagcaattgacataaaaataagaagtataattttatttaaaaatattttctttttggaAATCGGATATTAACATGAATccttaaaaatgaatttttatcaGTGTCCTGCGTACAATGaattctttataaaaattgacaaAAATTCACTCAATTTAACTGATTTAAAAAAGAGATTTTTAGTTGTCTTTAtctttgtttaaaataatgatttataCAAATGGATTATAAGATCATATAACTGACACATTATTATGTAAGCAGAATAACTGTTAGTGTATCATATTCACATTTAATATGTTCTAATAAAGTTAATTGTTGCCTGCCAAATAAAAGTGGATACATCacatacttttttaaagatatcattgtttaatacaaaaatgattataaacTTTGTTAAACTATGGTCTTTTAAAACTAATAccaatacttttatattacaaattGAACTATAATTATAACACATTTCGTATttgtgataaattttttataaaattattttatttctttttttttgcctgatacaaattataaaatatatgtcttctatatatattatttttttttttatctttaattttcAGAATGACAGATAATAATTATAGAAGAATATATGACgctattgaaaaaattttacaactATCTAGAAGGAATATCATAACCATTGAAGAAAATGGGAAtgatatagaaaataaagtaaattgGTTTCaagattattataatatgaacaatgaaaatgaaaataatgaagtatataagaaaaatgaGGAAGAAGGTAAGTTTGatggtatatttttaataaaattattccaGATAAACTATCTGATATTCCTTTTTGTGAAAATTATGGAATTGAATGGAGTGTTTTGGATGATGATAAATTAGGTAAATATAGTACATTAGTAAAATTAACAGGTCCCTACGAAAACAAAATTGCTAtctttcaaattttaaaaaaaaattatgaagaaacatataattttttagaaagatggggtgaaataaatttacagGGACAacttttattgtataatGGAATATTGACAAATGGAACTAAAATAACTCTTcttaatttgttttattcaaaattttctgATGTAGCTGGATATCCATTTTCTGGAAATTTATACAATGAAGAAATATCtagaaataatttgttaaatgGAATAAAtggaaattatttaaattgtaatgatgtatataatgttaattcAGAATTAAAGATTCATGAAACAGTAAGGGGAAtagtagaaaaaatttttaacacaGAAAATATGGCATCAGTCTTAAGAGAAATGAATtgtgattttaaaaaaatacagtTAAACTATTTGTCAAAGGAAGATGCTTCTTTTGCTTACAAATGTCTAAGAAATATTgaagaatttattttatcaagaaATGAATATGGTCTTAAAAATGCTTGTAATATATACAATCAAATCATTCCACGTTCCAATGTTGAAggtgatttttttaaagtaattgaAACAATAGATGATTTGGAGAAAGAAGAAGAATTTCTTAATACATTATTGGAAattcaatatatattaaaaattattgagaATGAGAAACAAAAAGtagaatatataaacaatgatcctattgatatattttataaaaatatgaaatgCAAAATTGAACttctttcattaaataattatatgagAAACATAATTATTGACATTTTTCATGATATTCAATTATCTGTAGAtactttttct
Proteins encoded in this region:
- a CDS encoding DNA mismatch repair protein MutS, C-terminal domain and DNA mismatch repair protein MutS, core domain and DNA mismatch repair protein MutS, clamp domain and P-loop containing nucleoside triphosphate hydrolase domain-containing protein, translated to MSFVGLSLSYSNNKLGGALYDGNTHTLSLIEDISEDSDFKLLDTLLIQTNPTHVTINVSQSDDFIKFVTDKSNEPRRNSQEYDSEELDENYVPETQFNTDNNKKFKCPSLADSNIVPETQEFSNDEIGDDQGDGPIKQFQLTECPSNTYSMDDARNLIKRMYESGQYERSNVENYNEAFKIDKSCVNMVQSIGALLKLLDRLRVGVEFEDCSMKTPIKTIKLLSINKILEIDQDSLSALDIFDNEYHPSATRIFGRKWGNKPKEGLSLFKFCNRCSSSMGKLVLKSWFERPSADLETIVTRHDAVDFFMDDQNIESIKIIKSNLRNIKSLEPIFKRCREGIMRPSDWKSIFISLTCAFVIKEELVKCRCSLKLLENFEEYFSKDISCLLTLFSEVVDFDGIEDENRFVAKRYIDKELDKLKDFYDNISNVLTEIAAEEFELYRLEACSVVYIPIFGYLLVIPSNILGPFSRSMELRFTENGSNFFKTPRMRDLDEKLGDIKFKISDLETNIKLRLQKRVVDNIGNIRNILKIIALVDCVVALASVSKELKWCRPTMVKEPILEISKARHPIAECLAGNSYVPNPINSGGSHTKVKLISGPNASGKSVYLKMTAICSYMAQIGCFVPATTAKMGIVDKIIVRMYTLDSVLDGMSTFAKDMKQMGVALNRSTGKSLVIIDEFGIGTIKETGLGLFASSLNYWINKGKINCPHIFASSHFHSLPNYLKNDPSILSYHTMRYHIESEKLTFLYCLTIGKVERSFANYVALKNGVPHAVIERSEHVYEEIKKGVDISEIEKLNYDTDERDGRIEEIVQKYILQFERCELNEDYLEFLQAIKMEFLEVFDLEDDDNLLSHPSIIS
- a CDS encoding Poly [ADP-ribose] polymerase 2, which gives rise to MTDNNYRRIYDAIEKILQLSRRNIITIEENGNDIENKVNWFQDYYNMNNENENNEVYKKNEEEDKLSDIPFCENYGIEWSVLDDDKLGKYSTLVKLTGPYENKIAIFQILKKNYEETYNFLERWGEINLQGQLLLYNGILTNGTKITLLNLFYSKFSDVAGYPFSGNLYNEEISRNNLLNGINGNYLNCNDVYNVNSELKIHETVRGIVEKIFNTENMASVLREMNCDFKKIQLNYLSKEDASFAYKCLRNIEEFILSRNEYGLKNACNIYNQIIPRSNVEGDFFKVIETIDDLEKEEEFLNTLLEIQYILKIIENEKQKVEYINNDPIDIFYKNMKCKIELLSLNNYMRNIIIDIFHDIQLSVDTFSKIRIKNIFEIIRKPVNNEQIIQVTQNKRILWYAFKITNWYNIFFQNVCILPKDSYGFVSMLKNGVCIFDVSSKLSNDFYATSGQTEFFGLAESTIAMTFNNPKQNNENLKTSVNEEGVAFSEESNTNCLSDNFEDLEQYSNKYIINDKEQICIRYLIEIENINTESMLQL